Proteins encoded by one window of Heliangelus exortis chromosome 5, bHelExo1.hap1, whole genome shotgun sequence:
- the ZFP36L1 gene encoding mRNA decay activator protein ZFP36L1, with protein MTTALVSPTIFDLSEFSCKSNKMLNYGPSGVSGCLLDRKAVGTPAGGSFPRRHSVTLPNSKFHQNQLLSSLKGEPAPMLGPRESRFRDRSFSEGGERLLQQKQPGGQANSSRYKTELCRPFEENGACKYGDKCQFAHGIHELRSLTRHPKYKTELCRTFHTIGFCPYGPRCHFIHNAEERRAVAGGREPAVTDRPRLQHSFSFAGFPSTAASGLLDSPTSITPPPMLSADDLLGSPTLPDCTSNPFTFSSLLAPSMGVQVPSGSSPTTFLFRPMSESPNMFDSPPSPQDSLSDQEGYLSSSSSSHSGSDSPILDTSRRLPIFSRLSISDD; from the exons ATGACCACAGCTCTGGTGTCGCCCACCATCTTCGACCTGAGCGAATTTTCATGCAAG AGCAACAAGATGTTGAATTACGGCCCCTCGGGTGTCAGCGGGTGCCTGCTGGACAGGAAGGCGGTGGGCACCCCGGCTGGCGGGAGTTTCCCTAGGAGGCACTCTGTCACCCTGCCCAACTCCAAGTTTCACCAGAATCAGCTCCTTAGCAGCCTGAAAGGGGAGCCGGCTCCCATGCTGGGCCCCCGGGAAAGCCGCTTCCGGGACCGCTCCTTCTCGGAGGGCGGCGAGCgcctgctgcagcagaagcagcctggggGACAGGCTAACTCGAGCCGCTACAAGACGGAGCTGTGCCGCCCCTTCGAGGAGAACGGCGCCTGCAAGTACGGCGACAAGTGCCAGTTCGCCCACGGCATCCACGAGCTGCGGAGCCTCACCCGCCACCCCAAGTACAAGACCGAGCTCTGCCGCACTTTCCACACCATCGGCTTCTGCCCCTACGGGCCGCGCTGCCACTTCATCCACAATGCGGAGGAGCGGCGTGCCGTGGCGGGGGGCCGGGAGCCCGCCGTCACCGACAGACCCCGcctgcagcacagcttcagCTTCGCCggcttccccagcactgctgccagcgGGCTGCTGGACAGCCCCACTTCCATCACCCCGCCACCCATGCTGAGCGCCGACGACCTGCTGGGCTCCCCCACCTTGCCTGACTGCACCAGCAACCCCTTCACCTTCTCCAGTCTCCTCGCCCCCAGCATGGGGGTGCAGGTGCCCAGCGGGAGCTCCCCCACCACCTTCTTGTTCAGGCCCATGTCCGAGTCCCCCAACATGTTTGACTCGCCGCCCAGTCCTCAGGACTCACTCTCTGACCAGGAGGGCTatctgagcagctccagcagcagccacagcgGCTCAGATTCCCCTATCCTGGACACCTCAAGACGTCTTCCCATCTTCAGCAGACTCTCCATCTCCGACGACTAA